Proteins encoded within one genomic window of Ranitomeya variabilis isolate aRanVar5 chromosome 4, aRanVar5.hap1, whole genome shotgun sequence:
- the LOC143768654 gene encoding transmembrane protease serine 3-like: MMTKVSKRISIFDIFPEDVNAQDVIPSSFGEEASVEAGTVQVGDEAAIIISALTDLQNQNVPGSEALCSLEEKSPLCSLHRVSRILVYVSIILSIAAASLSVLLILQYFYHPAAQRACPDYLEACAPSVNCSHADGANLCPPSRQPSNRTLASEYRNPVLLLTGRSLLQVYSVNSGRYHTVCHQGWTPSHGWTVCRELGFNSHTVLSSPLPLGDTEPGCLESFAVMNKTSGSQSNLDGFLNPVEKCPNEEGVSLHCTDCGRSSAESQRIVGGSPSAWGRWPWQVSLRWDGRHVCGGSIISSQWVMSAAHCFVLSNFLTVARWKVHAGSASLNPSTSHSVRSIYYNGLYNPETNDYDVALLKTSQPMVFSETLWPVCLPRTQQQFQTRGNCWISGWGHVSEGGQLSPVLREAKVHLISTELCNQSSYYPGLISARMLCAGYLDGKVDSCQGDSGGPLVCQEGGLWWQVGIVSWGEGCGRPNRPGVYTNLTTLLDWVYHRLQTDSEIP, translated from the exons ATGATGACAAAG GTATCGAAAAGAATCTCCATATTTGATATTTTCCCAGAAGACGTCAACGCACAG gATGTGATTCCCTCAAGTTTCGGAGAAGAGGCGTCAGTGGAGGCCGGTACAGTACAGGTGGGGGATGAGGCCGCCATCAtcatctccgcactgactgatctgcAGAATCAGA ATGTTCCTGGATCTGAGGCTTTGTGCAGTTTGGAGGAGAAATCGCCCCTGTGCTCCCTGCATCGTGTGTCCAGAATTCTCGTCTACGTCTCCATCATCCTGTCTATTGCCGCAGCATCTTTGTCCGTCCTTCTCATCT TGCAGTATTTTTATCATCCTGCGGCGCAGCGAGCCTGTCCTGACTATTTGGAGGCCTGCGCTCCCTCCGTAAACTGTTCTCATGCAGACGGTGCCAACCTCTGCCCACCTAGCAGACAGCCAAGCAATCGGACCCTGGCCAGCG AGTACAGGAATCCGGTTCTGCTGCTGACGGGCCGCTCGCTGCTCCAGGTCTACAGTGTGAACAGCGGGAGGTACCACACCGTGTGTCACCAGGGCTGGACGCCCTCCCACGGCTGGACAGTGTGCAGAGAACTGGGGTTCAATAG CCACACAGTATTGTCATCGCCGTTGCCTCTCGGTGACACAGAGCCCGGCTGCCTGGAGTCCTTTGCCGTGATGAATAAAACCAGCGGATCTCAGAGTAACCTGGATGGATTCCTAAATCCTGT aGAGAAGTGTCCAAATGAAGAAGGCGTATCTCTACACTGCACAG ACTGCGGTCGTTCTTCTGCTGAAAGTCAGCGAATAGTTGGAGGATCTCCATCAGCTTGGGGACGTTGGCCATGGCAGGTCAGCCTGCGTTGGGATGGACGGCACGTGTGCGGAGGGTCTATCATTTCATCCCAATGGGTGATGAGCGCAGCCCACTGTTTTGTCCT GTCCAACTTCCTCACCGTTGCAAGGTGGAAGGTCCATGCTGGTTCTGCCTCCCTCAACCCATCAACCTCTCACTCGGTCCGGAGCATCTACTACAATGGGCTGTACAACCCTGAAACCAATGACTACGATGTCGCTCTGCTTAAAACTAGTCAGCCCATGGTCTTTTCTG AGACCCTCTGGCCCGTGTGTCTACCCAGAACACAACAGCAATTCCAAACAAGGGGCAACTGTTGGATCAGCGGTTGGGGACATGTGAGTGAAGGAG GGCAATTGTCTCCGGTTCTCCGAGAAGCCAAGGTGCACCTGATCAGCACTGAGCTGTGTAACCAGTCCTCGTATTACCCGGGGCTGATCAGTGCCCGCATGTTATGTGCTGGTTATCTGGATGGAAAGGTGGACTCGTGTCAG GGAGATAGTGGGGGTCCTCTCGTCTGCCAGGAGGGCGGCTTATGGTGGCAGGTTGGCATTGTCAGCTGGGGAGAAGGTTGTGGGCGACCCAACCGTCCGGGAGTCTACACCAATCTCACTACGCTCCTGGACTGGGTGTATCACCGCCTCCAG ACTGACAGCGAGATCCCGTAA